The following coding sequences are from one Rhipicephalus microplus isolate Deutch F79 chromosome 3, USDA_Rmic, whole genome shotgun sequence window:
- the LOC142803881 gene encoding neprilysin-1-like isoform X4, with amino-acid sequence MMHGYDVDGINYGADGTPQEWVTPEFLEKYTERTLCLRESHKAALTTRARQVVLNDIIDSENLADFVGTAVSYAAFTSLPPVKRDVTLPGVNLTAERLFFIGYCSKLSASRYVFNERYAPDPSRCIVPIMNMAEFSDAFGCAPGSRMNPSKKCAFWP; translated from the exons ATGATGCACGGTTACGACGTGGATGGAATCAACTATGGTGCGGATGGCACGCCGCAAGAATGGGTAACACCCGAGTTTCTAGAAAAGTACACGGAAAGGACGCTTTGCTTGAGAGAGTCGCACAAAGCTGCA TTGACGACGAGAGCCCGTCAGGTTGTGCTCAACGACATCATCGACTCGGAGAACTTGGCTGATTTTGTTGGCACTGCAGTTTCTTACGCGGCCTTCACTTCCTTACCGCCTGTTAAACGGGATGTGACGCTTCCGGGCGTCAACCTTACTGCCGAGCGTCTCTTCTTTATTGGCTATTGCAGCAAGTTGTCTGCGAGCCGGTATGTGTTTAACGAAAGGTACGCCCCAGACCCCTCCCGCTGCATTGTGCCAATCATGAACATGGCCGAATTCTCGGACGCTTTCGGATGTGCACCAGGCTCTCGCATGAACCCGTCTAAGAAGTGCGCCTTCTGGCCTTGA